A genomic segment from Dermacentor silvarum isolate Dsil-2018 chromosome 11, BIME_Dsil_1.4, whole genome shotgun sequence encodes:
- the LOC119432560 gene encoding zinc finger protein 83-like isoform X2: MHTGEKPYKCHLCPSDFNHKTSLDEHLMAHTGERPHQCQTCGMKFKRKQHLEDHCRMHTGEKPYKCHLCPSDFNHKSSLDEHLMAHTRERPHQCQTCGMKFKRKQHLEDHCRMHTGEKPYKCHLCPSDFNHKSSLDEHLMAHTGQRPHQCQTCGMKFKRKQHLENHCRTHTGEKPYKCHLCSSGFNHKSSLDEHLMAHAGKKPHQCPLCARRFSRKYHLNRHMGTLGCKKWQHFFESGTSLPRKTQPQ, encoded by the exons ATGCACACAGGCGAGAAACCGTACAAGTGCCATTTGTGTCCGAGTGATTTCAATCACAAGACCTCGCTGGACGAGCACCTAATGGCTCACACAGGAGAAAGGCCACATCAGTGCCAAACGTGCGGCATGAAATTCAAGCGGAAGCAACAC CTTGAGGATCACTGCCGAATGCACACAGGCGAGAAACCGTACAAGTGCCATTTGTGTCCGAGTGATTTCAATCACAAGTCCTCGCTGGACGAGCAC CTAATGGCTCACACAAGAGAAAGGCCGCATCAGTGCCAAACGTGCGGCATGAAATTCAAGCGGAAGCAACACCTTGAGGATCACTGCCGAATGCACACAGGCGAGAAACCGTACAAGTGCCATTTGTGTCCGAGTGATTTCAATCACAAGTCCTCGCTGGACGAGCAC CTAATGGCTCACACAGGACAAAGGCCACATCAGTGCCAAACGTGCGGCATGAAATTCAAGCGGAAGCAACACCTTGAGAATCACTGCCGAACGCACACAGGCGAGAAACCGTACAAGTGTCATTTGTGTTCGAGTGGTTTCAATCACAAGTCCTCGCTGGACGAGCACCTGATGGCGCACGCCGGCAAAAAGCCGCACCAGTGTCCTCTCTGCGCTCGCCGATTTAGTCGAAAATATCACCTCAATCGGCATATGGGAACGCTCGGGTGCAAAAAGTGGCAGCACTTCTTTGAGTCGGGCACAAGTCTTCCTAGGAAAACGCAACCTCAATGA
- the LOC119432560 gene encoding zinc finger protein 83-like isoform X1, which produces MHTGEKPYKCHLCPSDFNHKTSLDEHLMAHTGERPHQCQTCGMKFKRKQHLEDHCRMHTGEKPYKCHLCPSDFNHKSSLDEHLMAHTRERPHQCQTCGMKFKRKQHLEDHCRMHTGEKPYKCHLCPSDFNHKSSLDEHLMAHTGERPHQCQTCGMKFKRKQHLENHCRTHTGEKPYKCHLCSSGFNHKSSLDEHLMAHAGKKPHQCPLCARRFSRKYHLNRHMGTLGCKKWQHFFESGTSLPRKTQPQ; this is translated from the exons ATGCACACAGGCGAGAAACCGTACAAGTGCCATTTGTGTCCGAGTGATTTCAATCACAAGACCTCGCTGGACGAGCACCTAATGGCTCACACAGGAGAAAGGCCACATCAGTGCCAAACGTGCGGCATGAAATTCAAGCGGAAGCAACAC CTTGAGGATCACTGCCGAATGCACACAGGCGAGAAACCGTACAAGTGCCATTTGTGTCCGAGTGATTTCAATCACAAGTCCTCGCTGGACGAGCAC CTAATGGCTCACACAAGAGAAAGGCCGCATCAGTGCCAAACGTGCGGCATGAAATTCAAGCGGAAGCAACACCTTGAGGATCACTGCCGAATGCACACAGGCGAGAAACCGTACAAGTGCCATTTGTGTCCGAGTGATTTCAATCACAAGTCCTCGCTGGACGAGCAC CTAATGGCTCACACAGGAGAAAGGCCACATCAGTGCCAAACGTGCGGCATGAAATTCAAGCGGAAGCAACAC CTTGAGAATCACTGCCGAACGCACACAGGCGAGAAACCGTACAAGTGTCATTTGTGTTCGAGTGGTTTCAATCACAAGTCCTCGCTGGACGAGCACCTGATGGCGCACGCCGGCAAAAAGCCGCACCAGTGTCCTCTCTGCGCTCGCCGATTTAGTCGAAAATATCACCTCAATCGGCATATGGGAACGCTCGGGTGCAAAAAGTGGCAGCACTTCTTTGAGTCGGGCACAAGTCTTCCTAGGAAAACGCAACCTCAATGA
- the LOC119432560 gene encoding oocyte zinc finger protein XlCOF19-like isoform X3 — translation MHTGEKPYKCHLCPSDFNHKTSLDEHLMAHTGERPHQCQTCGMKFKRKQHLEDHCRMHTGEKPYKCHLCPSDFNHKSSLDEHLMAHTRERPHQCQTCGMKFKRKQHLEDHCRMHTGEKPYKCHLCPSDFNHKSSLDEHLMDHTRERPHQCQTCGMKFKRKQHLENHCRTHTGEKPYKCHLCSSGFNHKSSLDEHLMAHAGKKPHQCPLCARRFSRKYHLNRHMGTLGCKKWQHFFESGTSLPRKTQPQ, via the exons ATGCACACAGGCGAGAAACCGTACAAGTGCCATTTGTGTCCGAGTGATTTCAATCACAAGACCTCGCTGGACGAGCACCTAATGGCTCACACAGGAGAAAGGCCACATCAGTGCCAAACGTGCGGCATGAAATTCAAGCGGAAGCAACAC CTTGAGGATCACTGCCGAATGCACACAGGCGAGAAACCGTACAAGTGCCATTTGTGTCCGAGTGATTTCAATCACAAGTCCTCGCTGGACGAGCAC CTAATGGCTCACACAAGAGAAAGGCCGCATCAGTGCCAAACGTGCGGCATGAAATTCAAGCGGAAGCAACACCTTGAGGATCACTGCCGAATGCACACAGGCGAGAAACCGTACAAGTGCCATTTGTGTCCGAGTGATTTCAATCACAAGTCCTCGCTGGACGAGCACCTAATGGATCACACAAGAGAAAGGCCGCATCAGTGCCAAACGTGTGGCATGAAATTCAAGCGGAAGCAACAC CTTGAGAATCACTGCCGAACGCACACAGGCGAGAAACCGTACAAGTGTCATTTGTGTTCGAGTGGTTTCAATCACAAGTCCTCGCTGGACGAGCACCTGATGGCGCACGCCGGCAAAAAGCCGCACCAGTGTCCTCTCTGCGCTCGCCGATTTAGTCGAAAATATCACCTCAATCGGCATATGGGAACGCTCGGGTGCAAAAAGTGGCAGCACTTCTTTGAGTCGGGCACAAGTCTTCCTAGGAAAACGCAACCTCAATGA